The following coding sequences lie in one Posidoniimonas polymericola genomic window:
- a CDS encoding PAS domain-containing sensor histidine kinase encodes MSAAGAEEATSKVPRLVLLVALFGVAAGGAVLAAVGARLRAVESHYEQFNQARAGVADTLRDLRNYRLDLMQGLSDLRLRSSLPGAANAGTVPPRPFDQVRVDQGADRLRDCLSRFAVDDAGEDAAIASLQSGLRETHRALSDAWDASTLAATIETRCAQLQDAARAELATLARLVQKEVGRHRLQVAKQLIRARGDEAVVDAAALDDYTETYRTGRSLYQLRDDLHELVVDVEKMFGLRDADNLRSHKDNRLRLTLGRLRQNSYRLRGNADEFRTRLQQLEESLFGSGVRDDLAHQMLVTSDDGLYVQELRQIAQAETLRETQRQAEQISRSCRNAEERVGATVSRLHAQASEMDAVMIRGVSHTLIGFAAVASVLFGVASAWVYALVKRSIQQSTETQREALELARIIRESPTEIYVCDRGSLRYLQVSEGARTNLGYRQEELLGLSPGDLSPDLAPEAMPALLGPLYDGTARRVELRTEHRRSDGSTYPVQVAVSLATFKEQSVYVLFATDLTEMRRLEEQLGRSQKLESLGQLSAGIAHEINTPMQFVSSNAEFLEMAMERLFAVYDCFTELLLNDQPLDWQTRRDQLEEIKKRHRVDRILNQIPAALEESREGIGRVVGILNAMKSFSHPGGQQRKPINLNEAVESTITITRNRWKYTAELETELDPELPAAPAFAAELNQVLLNLVVNASDAVRERFGETTLGKITVRTRRAGDMVEVEVEDNGCGIPEAIRRRVFDPFFTTKEVGKGTGQGLAITHNVVVNMHGGRVNVKSAPEQGAVFTVSLPIEPNDAPGFEHDTNPVELAAAGEAANETTTTAT; translated from the coding sequence GTGAGCGCAGCTGGGGCAGAAGAGGCGACCTCCAAGGTCCCGCGGTTGGTGCTGCTGGTCGCGTTGTTTGGCGTTGCCGCCGGCGGCGCCGTGCTGGCGGCGGTCGGGGCACGGTTGCGGGCGGTCGAGAGCCACTACGAGCAGTTCAACCAGGCCAGGGCCGGCGTGGCGGATACCCTGCGTGACCTCCGCAACTACCGACTTGACCTGATGCAGGGGCTATCTGACCTGCGTCTGCGGTCGTCGCTGCCGGGCGCTGCGAACGCCGGGACCGTTCCGCCACGGCCGTTCGATCAGGTCCGTGTCGATCAGGGCGCCGACCGGTTGCGTGACTGCCTCAGCCGGTTTGCCGTCGACGACGCCGGCGAGGACGCGGCGATTGCAAGCCTGCAAAGCGGGCTGCGTGAGACACACCGCGCGCTCTCCGACGCGTGGGACGCCAGCACCCTCGCCGCCACGATCGAGACGCGCTGCGCCCAGCTGCAGGACGCGGCGCGGGCAGAGCTTGCTACGCTCGCGCGTCTTGTCCAGAAGGAAGTTGGGCGGCACCGGCTGCAAGTCGCGAAGCAGCTGATCCGGGCGCGGGGCGACGAAGCCGTTGTCGATGCCGCCGCGCTGGATGACTACACCGAGACCTACCGCACGGGGCGGAGCCTGTACCAGCTAAGAGACGACCTCCACGAACTCGTGGTTGACGTCGAGAAGATGTTTGGACTCCGCGACGCGGACAACCTCCGCAGCCACAAAGACAACCGGCTGCGACTGACGCTCGGCAGGCTTCGTCAGAACAGCTACCGCCTGCGTGGAAACGCCGATGAGTTTCGCACGCGGCTCCAGCAGCTTGAGGAGAGCCTGTTCGGCTCTGGCGTGCGGGACGATCTCGCGCACCAGATGCTCGTGACTTCGGACGACGGGCTGTACGTGCAGGAGCTCCGTCAGATTGCTCAGGCCGAAACCCTGCGCGAGACGCAGCGTCAGGCGGAGCAGATCTCCAGGAGCTGCCGCAACGCCGAGGAGCGGGTCGGCGCCACGGTCTCGAGGCTGCACGCCCAGGCGTCGGAGATGGACGCGGTGATGATCCGCGGTGTGTCGCACACGCTGATCGGGTTTGCGGCTGTGGCGTCGGTGCTGTTTGGAGTCGCCTCGGCGTGGGTCTACGCCCTGGTGAAACGGAGCATCCAGCAGTCGACCGAAACCCAACGCGAGGCGCTCGAGCTGGCCCGCATTATCCGCGAGTCTCCCACCGAGATCTACGTGTGCGACCGCGGGTCGCTGCGGTACCTGCAGGTCAGCGAGGGCGCCCGCACCAACCTCGGCTACCGCCAGGAAGAGCTGCTCGGCCTCAGCCCGGGCGACCTCAGCCCCGACCTCGCCCCCGAGGCGATGCCGGCGCTGCTCGGTCCGCTGTACGACGGGACCGCCAGGCGGGTGGAGCTGCGGACCGAGCACCGCCGCAGCGATGGTTCGACCTACCCGGTCCAGGTGGCGGTATCGCTCGCGACCTTCAAGGAGCAGTCGGTCTACGTGCTGTTCGCAACCGACCTCACCGAGATGCGGCGGCTGGAAGAGCAGCTGGGCCGCTCGCAGAAGCTCGAGTCGCTGGGTCAGCTCTCGGCCGGCATCGCCCACGAGATCAACACGCCGATGCAGTTTGTGTCGAGCAATGCCGAGTTTCTCGAGATGGCGATGGAGCGGTTGTTTGCGGTCTACGACTGCTTCACCGAACTGCTGCTCAACGACCAGCCGCTCGACTGGCAGACGCGCCGCGACCAGCTCGAGGAGATCAAGAAGCGGCACCGGGTTGATCGCATCCTCAACCAGATCCCCGCCGCGCTGGAGGAGAGCCGCGAGGGCATCGGCCGGGTCGTCGGGATCCTCAACGCCATGAAGAGCTTCTCCCACCCCGGGGGGCAGCAACGCAAGCCGATCAACCTCAACGAGGCGGTCGAGAGCACGATCACCATCACGCGGAACCGTTGGAAGTACACGGCGGAGCTCGAGACCGAACTCGACCCGGAGCTGCCGGCGGCGCCGGCGTTCGCGGCAGAATTGAATCAGGTGCTGCTGAACCTGGTCGTCAACGCGTCGGACGCGGTTCGCGAGCGGTTCGGCGAGACCACCCTGGGCAAGATCACCGTCCGCACCCGTCGCGCCGGTGACATGGTGGAGGTCGAGGTCGAGGACAACGGCTGCGGGATCCCCGAGGCGATCCGCCGCCGCGTGTTCGACCCGTTCTTCACGACCAAAGAAGTCGGCAAGGGAACGGGGCAGGGGCTGGCGATCACCCACAACGTGGTGGTGAACATGCACGGCGGGCGGGTGAACGTCAAGTCGGCGCCCGAACAGGGCGCGGTCTTCACGGTCAGCCTGCCGATCGAGCCCAACGACGCGCCCGGGTTTGAGCACGACACGAATCCCGTCGAGCTGGCCGCCGCCGGTGAGGCGGCGAACGAAACAACGACCACCGCAACCTAA
- a CDS encoding AAA family ATPase — translation MTQTFNSAATPESAPHALSDDDVQAVDELRGAYARLREELGRVIVGQREVVELLAICLFARGHSLLMGVPGLAKTLLVSKLAETMSLKFSRIQFTPDLMPMDITGTDILQDTGDGRRAFEFIHGPVFANVVLADEINRAPPKTQAAMLEAMQESRVTAVGKTFTLDAPFLVLATQNPVEQEGTYPLPEAQLDRFMFLIELDYPNTEQEEIDIARSTTGDALPTLDHLMDAEEIIRHQELVRRIPVPDHIYTYAARLVRKTRPNHPDAPDWLRPLVAWGAGPRAVQNLILGAKARAALLGSYMVRLEDVQEVASPVLTHRVITTFAAQAEGTDAKAVVRRLIEEADTER, via the coding sequence ATGACTCAGACGTTCAATTCTGCGGCGACACCCGAATCTGCTCCCCACGCGCTTAGCGATGACGATGTGCAGGCAGTCGACGAGCTGCGTGGCGCCTACGCCAGGCTCCGCGAAGAACTCGGCCGGGTGATTGTCGGTCAGCGAGAAGTCGTCGAGCTGCTGGCGATCTGCCTGTTCGCGCGGGGGCACTCGCTGCTGATGGGCGTGCCTGGGCTCGCCAAGACGCTGCTGGTCAGCAAGCTTGCCGAGACAATGTCGCTAAAGTTCAGCCGCATCCAGTTCACCCCCGACCTGATGCCGATGGACATCACCGGCACCGACATCCTGCAGGACACCGGCGACGGCCGGCGGGCGTTTGAATTCATCCACGGCCCGGTGTTCGCCAATGTCGTGTTGGCCGACGAGATCAACCGCGCCCCGCCGAAGACGCAGGCCGCCATGCTCGAGGCGATGCAGGAGAGCCGAGTGACCGCGGTCGGTAAGACCTTTACGCTCGACGCTCCTTTCCTGGTGCTGGCGACCCAGAACCCAGTGGAGCAGGAGGGCACCTACCCGCTCCCCGAGGCCCAGCTCGACCGGTTCATGTTCCTGATCGAGCTCGACTACCCGAATACCGAGCAGGAGGAGATCGACATCGCGCGCAGCACCACGGGCGACGCGCTGCCGACCCTCGACCACCTGATGGACGCCGAGGAGATCATCCGGCACCAAGAGCTGGTGAGGCGGATCCCGGTTCCGGACCACATCTACACCTACGCTGCCCGCCTGGTCCGCAAGACCCGCCCCAATCACCCCGACGCGCCGGACTGGCTGCGGCCGCTGGTGGCGTGGGGCGCCGGGCCCCGCGCGGTGCAGAACCTGATCCTTGGCGCCAAGGCGCGGGCGGCGCTGCTGGGGAGCTACATGGTGCGGCTCGAGGACGTCCAGGAGGTGGCCAGCCCGGTGCTGACCCACCGTGTCATCACGACCTTCGCCGCCCAGGCCGAGGGGACCGACGCCAAGGCCGTGGTCCGTCGCCTGATCGAAGAGGCCGACACCGAACGCTAG
- a CDS encoding ABC transporter substrate-binding protein: MSSPIPASRSLLLALLITCWPANAASGEGELLFGMSTATTGPAAELGKNMRDGVLAAFNEANLNGGVHGREVKLAVLDDGYEPALTAPNMRMLIDQQRVLGIIGNVGTPTAVVAAPVAIEKKTLFFGAYTGAGVLRKTPPDRCVINYRASYAEETSAMVEALIEHLGVAPNEFGFFTQRDAYGDAGYFGGVETLRRHGLAEENAVTHSRYDRNTVDVETAVADLLMAEPPVRAVIMVGAYQPCAAFIRLAKDAGLDPLFLNVSFVGANPLMRSLGPVGDGVIITQVVPHYGAELSAVDEYLRAINALDKSIEPSFGSLEGYLAARILLRALAGIDGPIDRESVVDSLVALGRFDLGIGEELCLTPNDHQACHRVWPTEIRSGEVRPLEWATLRDREVRE; the protein is encoded by the coding sequence ATGTCATCCCCGATACCCGCGTCTCGCAGCTTGCTGCTGGCGCTCCTCATCACGTGCTGGCCCGCCAATGCGGCGTCTGGCGAGGGGGAGCTCCTGTTCGGGATGAGCACGGCGACTACCGGACCGGCCGCGGAGCTCGGCAAGAACATGCGGGACGGCGTGCTGGCCGCGTTCAACGAGGCGAACCTCAACGGTGGCGTCCACGGGCGGGAGGTCAAGCTCGCCGTGCTGGACGACGGGTACGAGCCGGCGCTGACCGCGCCGAACATGCGAATGCTGATTGATCAGCAGCGGGTGCTCGGCATCATCGGCAATGTCGGCACGCCCACGGCAGTTGTCGCGGCGCCGGTCGCTATCGAGAAAAAGACGCTGTTCTTTGGCGCCTACACCGGCGCGGGAGTGCTGCGCAAGACGCCCCCGGACCGCTGCGTCATCAACTACCGCGCGAGCTACGCCGAAGAGACGTCCGCCATGGTTGAAGCGCTCATCGAGCACCTCGGCGTCGCGCCGAACGAGTTCGGGTTCTTTACTCAGCGGGACGCCTACGGCGACGCCGGCTACTTCGGCGGCGTCGAGACCCTCCGCCGCCACGGCCTGGCCGAGGAGAACGCGGTCACGCACTCGCGCTACGACCGCAACACAGTCGACGTCGAGACCGCCGTGGCGGACCTGCTGATGGCGGAACCGCCGGTCCGGGCAGTGATCATGGTAGGGGCCTACCAGCCGTGCGCCGCGTTCATCCGCCTGGCGAAGGACGCGGGCCTCGATCCGCTCTTCCTCAACGTCTCGTTCGTGGGCGCCAACCCGCTGATGCGGTCCCTCGGACCCGTTGGAGATGGCGTGATCATCACCCAGGTGGTTCCGCACTACGGCGCCGAGCTGAGTGCGGTCGACGAGTACCTCCGGGCAATCAATGCCCTGGATAAAAGCATCGAACCGTCGTTCGGGTCGTTGGAGGGGTACCTGGCCGCCCGGATTCTGCTCCGCGCGCTGGCAGGCATCGACGGGCCCATCGATCGGGAGTCGGTCGTGGACTCTCTCGTGGCGTTGGGCCGGTTTGACCTGGGGATCGGCGAAGAGCTCTGCCTGACGCCCAACGACCATCAGGCGTGCCACCGCGTCTGGCCCACCGAGATCCGATCCGGCGAAGTCCGGCCATTGGAGTGGGCAACCCTACGAGATCGTGAGGTGCGAGAGTGA
- a CDS encoding BatA domain-containing protein codes for MSFLQPWLLWTLPIAGLPILIHLINQRRYRTVEWGAMQFLLSANRMSRGYARIRQWLIMAMRVLAIAGLIMAISRPLSSGWLGLTAGGRADTTVVLLDRSPSMQRRVDGVSGIDSARRQLADVLATLGSNRYVLIDSATAEAQEMESPTALLESPAATGVSASADLPAMLQTLHDYIKDNSPGRTEVWIASDLQENDWQSEDGRWASLRDAFVEFPQEVRFHLLNYSPQTSPAAVSAARPNLSIRVTEARRVLVDNQPELLVSVVVTRDATGVDELPPISLPLQFEIDGSRTQMRIDLTGGSFELKDHRIPLAADAVRGWGRVSLPADVNPADDGAYFVFDEPPLRRTIIVSDNPDAVRPLQLAASIAPDAAPSEAEVLSPDTLQTLAWEELALVVWAAEIPAGKTAEQLTDFVARGGQLLFLPPESPGGESFLGVRWEAWRQEPRPLTPDNWRSDQDLLQKTASGASLPVGRWQVQRYCSLAGEFNTLASLPGGAPLLARVITEAGGVYFLATTTEPDASSLGADGVVLYVFTQRAIEVGLGVLGDTRSQPAGPALPAVVDPWRRLAGDTAPAGEEVLSTDYQYHQGVYVAGDKLVALNRVLGEDTPLQVADDQIGRLFAGLDFDQVDTQPGSDANLVQEVWRLFLGAMMIALTVEAGLCLPRVVKPSQEFVLSPRPAAAAPERSLEEVA; via the coding sequence ATGAGTTTCCTCCAGCCGTGGCTGTTGTGGACGCTGCCGATCGCCGGCCTGCCGATCCTCATCCACCTGATCAACCAACGCCGCTACCGCACGGTCGAGTGGGGGGCGATGCAGTTCCTGCTCTCCGCCAACCGCATGTCGCGCGGCTACGCCCGGATCCGGCAGTGGCTGATCATGGCGATGCGGGTGCTGGCGATCGCCGGGCTGATTATGGCGATCAGCCGCCCGCTGTCGAGCGGGTGGCTCGGCCTGACCGCGGGCGGCCGGGCAGACACCACCGTGGTGCTGCTGGATCGCTCGCCGAGCATGCAGCGTCGGGTCGACGGCGTGTCGGGCATCGACTCCGCCCGGCGGCAGCTGGCCGACGTGCTGGCGACGCTCGGCTCGAACCGCTACGTGCTGATCGACAGCGCCACCGCCGAGGCGCAGGAGATGGAATCACCAACCGCGCTGCTCGAGTCGCCCGCCGCGACCGGCGTCAGCGCCTCGGCCGACCTGCCGGCGATGCTGCAGACGCTGCACGACTACATCAAAGACAACAGCCCCGGCCGCACCGAGGTGTGGATCGCGTCCGACCTGCAGGAGAACGACTGGCAGAGCGAGGACGGACGCTGGGCGTCGCTGCGGGACGCGTTTGTCGAGTTCCCGCAGGAGGTGCGTTTCCACTTGTTGAACTATTCGCCGCAGACCAGCCCGGCCGCGGTCAGCGCAGCGCGGCCCAACCTTTCGATCCGCGTCACCGAGGCCCGCCGCGTGCTGGTCGACAACCAGCCAGAGCTGCTGGTGTCGGTCGTGGTCACCCGCGACGCAACCGGCGTCGACGAGCTGCCGCCGATCAGCCTGCCGCTGCAGTTCGAGATCGACGGCTCCCGCACGCAGATGCGGATCGACCTGACCGGGGGCAGCTTCGAGCTCAAGGACCACCGGATCCCCTTGGCGGCCGATGCGGTGCGAGGCTGGGGGCGCGTGAGCCTGCCGGCCGACGTCAACCCGGCCGACGACGGCGCGTACTTTGTGTTCGACGAGCCGCCGCTGCGGCGGACCATCATTGTGTCGGATAACCCCGACGCGGTCCGGCCGCTCCAGCTGGCGGCCTCGATCGCCCCCGACGCCGCGCCGAGCGAGGCCGAGGTGTTGTCGCCCGACACGCTCCAGACGCTCGCGTGGGAGGAGCTCGCGTTGGTGGTCTGGGCCGCGGAGATCCCTGCCGGCAAGACCGCGGAACAACTAACCGACTTTGTCGCCCGCGGCGGGCAGCTCCTCTTCCTGCCGCCAGAGTCACCCGGCGGCGAGTCGTTCCTCGGCGTCCGGTGGGAGGCGTGGCGACAGGAGCCGCGCCCGCTGACGCCGGACAACTGGCGGAGCGACCAAGACCTGCTGCAGAAGACCGCCAGCGGCGCCTCGCTGCCGGTTGGACGCTGGCAGGTGCAGCGCTACTGCTCGCTGGCGGGAGAGTTCAACACGCTCGCCAGCCTGCCCGGCGGCGCGCCGCTGTTGGCGCGGGTGATCACCGAAGCCGGCGGCGTCTACTTCCTGGCGACCACTACCGAGCCGGACGCGTCGTCCCTCGGGGCCGACGGGGTGGTGCTGTATGTGTTTACGCAACGCGCGATCGAGGTGGGACTCGGCGTGCTCGGCGACACCCGCAGTCAGCCGGCCGGCCCCGCGCTGCCGGCGGTGGTCGACCCATGGCGGCGGCTTGCCGGGGACACTGCCCCCGCCGGCGAAGAAGTGCTGTCGACCGACTACCAGTACCACCAGGGCGTGTACGTCGCGGGCGATAAGCTCGTCGCGCTGAACCGGGTCTTGGGGGAAGACACGCCGCTGCAGGTCGCCGACGACCAGATCGGGCGGCTGTTCGCGGGGCTCGATTTCGATCAGGTCGACACGCAGCCCGGCTCCGACGCCAACCTGGTCCAGGAAGTCTGGCGGCTGTTCCTGGGGGCGATGATGATCGCCCTGACGGTCGAGGCCGGGCTCTGCCTGCCCCGGGTAGTGAAGCCCAGCCAGGAGTTTGTGTTGTCTCCTCGACCCGCGGCCGCCGCCCCGGAGCGGTCCCTGGAGGAGGTGGCATGA
- a CDS encoding matrixin family metalloprotease, which translates to MKTTWLIALVLANSAATAVAYVPDDAWTTTASGRVSAGQGATLTWGIAEDGTTISGEDPSDLVSYLDDLFSETSSSSDLTSRSWFSVFQQSVDRWSELGGITFVYEENDNGSMVGGSAGRLGQLADVRIAGSYNDGPSGTLAYTWLPNNGDMVIDTGETSYFSRTASDYRTFRNTVMHELGHAIGLLHIESDTSSLLMEPYINTTFDGPQLDDIRGLHGLYGDVYEKAYSGQGNDTAARATSLGLLSSGGVLGVGLDAAGDQAVAATETDFVSITDGSDIDYYSFSVDTPLEVSLTLTPRGGLFQQGVQGGTQSTFDANARNNLSLAVYDSDGSTLLEQVDLTSAGGAESITGLQLAASGEYFARVLGADDSVQMYDLVISASAMLVALAGDYNDDGLVDAADYSVWRDSQDDIGGSLAADGDHDGDVDLADYVVWKNGFGSSSSGSSPLAVPEPVATLLAAFGMLFARHRRRALSRGC; encoded by the coding sequence GTGAAGACTACTTGGCTCATTGCACTCGTGCTGGCGAACTCGGCCGCGACCGCGGTGGCCTACGTGCCCGACGACGCGTGGACGACTACCGCGTCGGGGAGGGTGTCGGCGGGACAGGGCGCCACGCTTACTTGGGGCATCGCCGAGGACGGGACCACCATCTCGGGCGAGGACCCGAGCGACCTGGTCAGCTACCTCGACGACCTCTTCAGCGAGACCTCCTCCTCGTCCGACCTAACCTCGCGCAGCTGGTTCAGCGTTTTTCAGCAATCGGTCGACCGCTGGTCGGAGTTGGGCGGCATCACGTTTGTCTACGAGGAGAACGACAACGGGTCGATGGTCGGGGGATCGGCGGGGCGGCTCGGCCAACTGGCCGACGTCCGGATTGCCGGCTCGTACAACGACGGGCCCAGTGGCACGCTCGCCTACACCTGGTTGCCCAACAACGGCGATATGGTTATCGACACCGGTGAGACCTCCTATTTCTCTCGCACCGCCAGCGACTACCGGACGTTCCGCAACACCGTCATGCACGAGCTGGGCCACGCAATCGGGCTGTTGCACATCGAGTCCGACACGTCGTCATTGCTGATGGAACCGTACATCAACACCACTTTTGACGGCCCGCAGCTCGACGACATCCGTGGGCTCCACGGGCTCTACGGTGACGTCTACGAGAAGGCGTACAGCGGGCAAGGCAACGACACCGCCGCCCGCGCGACATCGCTGGGGCTGCTTTCCTCGGGCGGGGTGCTTGGCGTTGGCCTCGACGCGGCGGGCGACCAGGCCGTAGCCGCTACCGAGACCGACTTCGTCAGCATCACCGACGGTTCGGACATCGACTACTACTCATTCTCCGTCGACACGCCGCTTGAGGTCTCCCTGACGCTGACGCCGCGTGGCGGGTTGTTCCAGCAGGGCGTGCAAGGGGGCACGCAGAGTACGTTCGACGCCAACGCCCGCAACAACCTGTCGCTGGCGGTCTACGACTCGGATGGATCGACGCTACTCGAGCAGGTCGACCTCACCTCCGCGGGCGGGGCAGAGTCGATCACCGGGCTGCAACTGGCGGCGAGCGGCGAGTACTTTGCGCGCGTGTTGGGCGCGGATGACAGCGTGCAGATGTACGACTTGGTGATCTCGGCGTCCGCCATGCTGGTGGCGTTGGCGGGCGACTACAACGACGATGGGCTGGTCGACGCCGCCGACTACTCGGTATGGCGGGACTCGCAGGACGACATTGGCGGCAGTCTGGCGGCCGACGGAGACCACGACGGCGATGTCGACCTGGCTGACTACGTCGTTTGGAAAAACGGATTCGGGTCCTCCTCGAGTGGGTCGTCACCGCTGGCCGTTCCCGAGCCGGTCGCGACGCTGCTCGCGGCCTTCGGCATGCTCTTTGCTCGGCACAGGCGACGCGCCCTCTCGCGAGGCTGCTAG
- a CDS encoding DUF58 domain-containing protein, protein MAAPDQSRSFLEPAVLARLAAVPLFARRAMQGSVSGRHRSPHRGASVEFAEYRKYVPGDDLRRLHWRALARTGRQYVKEFEADTNLRCCLVVDTSGSMRFGSHRQADSGRGGLSKIDYARRLAASLGYLAIQQGDAVGLSCVSEKITTEIPPRRNPAHLSYLFDTLEQIRPAGATKLTPALHELAETIRQRALVVVISDLFVDPTELRECFEHFRFRNHDLAVFHLLDQQELNFEFKRPMRFVDLEGGTSILAEPTEIADRYHKALKAYLDALKQAVLETGVDYHPVRIDESYESVLRRFLVRRTQRTGAR, encoded by the coding sequence ATGGCCGCCCCGGATCAATCCCGATCGTTCCTAGAGCCAGCCGTCCTCGCGCGGCTGGCGGCGGTGCCGCTGTTCGCCCGCCGGGCGATGCAGGGGAGCGTCTCTGGCCGGCACCGCAGCCCCCACCGCGGCGCGAGCGTCGAGTTCGCCGAGTACCGCAAGTACGTCCCCGGCGACGACCTCCGACGGCTGCACTGGCGGGCGCTCGCGCGGACCGGCAGGCAGTACGTCAAAGAGTTCGAGGCCGACACCAACCTGCGGTGCTGCCTGGTGGTCGACACGAGCGGCTCGATGCGGTTCGGCTCGCACCGCCAAGCCGATTCTGGACGGGGCGGGCTGAGCAAGATCGACTACGCCCGCCGCCTGGCCGCCTCGCTGGGGTACCTCGCCATCCAGCAGGGCGACGCCGTGGGCCTGTCCTGCGTGTCGGAGAAGATCACCACCGAGATCCCCCCCCGCCGCAACCCGGCGCACCTGAGCTACCTGTTCGACACGCTGGAGCAGATCCGCCCAGCTGGGGCGACCAAGCTGACCCCGGCGCTGCACGAGCTGGCCGAGACCATCCGCCAGCGGGCGCTGGTGGTGGTGATCTCCGACTTGTTTGTCGATCCCACCGAGTTGCGCGAGTGCTTCGAGCACTTCCGTTTCCGCAACCATGACCTGGCCGTGTTCCACCTGCTGGACCAGCAGGAACTGAACTTCGAGTTCAAGCGGCCGATGCGGTTCGTGGACCTGGAGGGGGGCACGAGCATCCTCGCCGAGCCGACCGAGATCGCCGACCGCTACCACAAGGCGCTCAAGGCCTACCTCGACGCGCTCAAGCAGGCCGTGCTCGAGACCGGCGTCGACTACCACCCGGTCCGCATCGACGAGAGCTACGAGAGCGTGCTGCGTCGGTTCCTTGTGCGTCGCACCCAGAGGACCGGCGCCCGATGA
- a CDS encoding response regulator, with amino-acid sequence MDFKLLFVDDERAILNGIERLLGFDYDLDTAESGKEALETIANNGPYDIIFTDMRMPAMDGLQFVAEARKIAPASTFIMLTGNTDKETFVKAMHEARVFRFLNKPCDAGTLQLAIADAAEQGGQATPS; translated from the coding sequence ATGGACTTCAAGCTGCTATTTGTTGACGACGAGCGCGCCATCTTGAACGGGATCGAGCGCCTGCTCGGCTTCGACTACGATCTCGACACGGCCGAGTCCGGCAAGGAAGCGCTCGAGACGATCGCCAACAATGGCCCCTACGATATCATCTTTACCGACATGCGGATGCCGGCGATGGACGGGCTGCAGTTCGTCGCCGAGGCGCGGAAGATCGCGCCGGCCTCGACCTTCATCATGCTGACCGGCAACACGGATAAAGAGACCTTCGTCAAAGCGATGCACGAGGCGCGGGTCTTCCGGTTCCTCAACAAGCCGTGCGACGCGGGGACCCTGCAGCTTGCCATCGCCGACGCCGCGGAGCAGGGCGGGCAGGCCACCCCCTCGTAG